The genomic DNA CACCAGGAGAGCGGGGACTCGGAAGCTCTCGGGGCTCGGGTTGCCGCGGAGGAGGCCGCGCCCCCGGCGCCCGCGCGGGCTCACTTACTGCACGCAGTCGGTGGCGCGGCCCTTGCTCTGGTACTCCACGATGCACCGGATCAGCTGGTCGTTCTCTTCCAGCAACTAGAGCACAGGAGCGCGCCGTCACCGCCCGCCACAAGCCCCTACCGTCCCccgccggggccgcggcgggccGGCTCTATCGCGGCCGCCCCGGGAGGCGCCGTGCCACCGGCTCCGCTCCCGCCCGCGCTCACCTGCTGCAGCGTCTCCTGGTTCACCTCAGCCTTCCCGCGCAGCCGCTCCGGCACGAACGCCACCGACATggcgccgccgcctccccgcgcAACGCCTGACGGGACGCGGCGGCCCCGCCCTCCGCAGCCTCCCATTGGCTCCCAAGCGTCGCTGGCGGGCGGTGCGCGCCCCGGCACGTCCGCGGTGAGGCGGCTCGGGAGGCGGCAAGATCCCTCCGCGCGGGCAGAGCCCCCGGGGGGGGAGCGTCCCGCTCACCCGCCGCACGCCCCGCTTTCAGCCCCCGCACGCCCCGCTTTCAGCCCCCGCACGCCCCGCTTTCAGCCGCTCGCCGTGCGCAGGATGCAGTCACTGCCCCCGGACAGCAGCTCCCCGCCCCTCCGCCCCCGCAGGGAACGCTGccctcagcccagccccagcaccggC from Apus apus isolate bApuApu2 chromosome 11, bApuApu2.pri.cur, whole genome shotgun sequence includes the following:
- the SS18L2 gene encoding SS18-like protein 2, with the protein product MSVAFVPERLRGKAEVNQETLQQLLEENDQLIRCIVEYQSKGRATDCVQYQDILHRNLIYLATIADATPPSTQKAAD